The following are from one region of the Ischnura elegans chromosome 12, ioIscEleg1.1, whole genome shotgun sequence genome:
- the LOC124168788 gene encoding NADH-quinone oxidoreductase subunit B 2-like has protein sequence MLSSLKARGLLSQQLVSNILRTGAVSISPSSKASSVATKDKAVAERKPYSPFQDTSNWAEYAVARLDDILNWGRKCSIWPLTFGLACCAVEMMHIAAPRYDMDRFGVVFRASPRQADVIIVAGTLTNKMAPALRKVYDQMPEPRWVISMGSCANGGGYYHYSYSVVRGCDRIIPVDIYVPGCPPTAEALLYGVLQLQKKVKRMRTLQMWYRK, from the exons ATGTTATCGTCGT TGAAGGCGAGGGGACTGCTTAGTCAGCAGCTCGTTTCTAATATTCTTCGCACTGGAGCCGTTTCTATCTCACCATCTTCAAAGGCATCGTCTGTTGCTACAAAAGACAAAG CTGTGGCTGAACGAAAACCTTATTCTCCGTTCCAAGATACTAGCAATTGGGCTGAGTATGCAGTAGCTAGACTGGATGATATCCTCAACTGGGGTCGTAAA TGTTCTATATGGCCACTGACCTTCGGCCTGGCATGCTGTGCCGTTGAAATGATGCACATTGCAGCACCACGATATGATATGGATCGTTTTGGTGTGGTATTCAGAGCTTCGCCACGACAGGCAGATGTTATTATTGTTGCTGGCACCCTTACAAATAAGATGGCTCCTGCCCTTCGAAAAGTGTATGATCAG ATGCCTGAACCTCGGTGGGTGATTTCAATGGGAAGCTGTGCTAATGGTGGTGGTTACTACCATTATTCATACTCAGTTGTCCGTGGATGTGACCGCATTATACCTGTGGATATTTATGTACCAG gctGTCCACCCACTGCAGAGGCCTTGCTGTATGGAGTCCTTCAGCTTCAGAAGAAGGTCAAGAGGATGAGAACTTTGCAGATGTGGTATAGGAAGTAA